In one Culex quinquefasciatus strain JHB chromosome 2, VPISU_Cqui_1.0_pri_paternal, whole genome shotgun sequence genomic region, the following are encoded:
- the LOC6033182 gene encoding uncharacterized protein LOC6033182 isoform X1, producing MLSFRHHREKESASFGATIFHGFGLSHCQSKLSATVSCRSSSQSQAQLCERVKGVTPVPLREHPFRMYFFFVLASLMVAGAPGALAYLSAGLKDQLLSDVLLREIVDRMGKDIADAADSYIDPMDEFPGRLAMMARASKDLESEQLDYDALLEGNPNPSQRDQEFLQHSSLWGHQYVSGGAGEGPQRPKPQVKTDASLPAYCNPPNPCPVGYTEDQGCTMDFENTAAFSREYQAAQDCMCDGEHMFNCPAPQQSESGSGPMDSDLENFIARQFHTQEHKNLVAKKFHVKKSSNPFLEGEKLPIAAKKGFHVKF from the exons ATGCTTAGCTTTCGTCATCATCGAGAGAAAGAGAGTGCAAGTTTTGGGGCCACAATTTTCCACGGTTTCGGCTTATCGCACTGCCAGTCCAAACTCTCCGCGACAGTCTCTTGTCGGTCCTCCAGTCAGTCACAGGCCCAGCTCTGCGAACGCGTTAAAG GAGTAACCCCGGTGCCTCTCCGTGAGCACCCATTCAGGAtgtatttcttttttgttttggcctCGCTGATGGTTGCCGGTGCGCCAGGGGCGCTGGCATACCTATCAGCGGGCTTGAAGGATCAGCTACTGTCGGACGTGCTGTTGCGTGAGATAGTGGACCGGATGGGCAAGGACATCGCCGATGCGGCCGACTCGTACATCGACCCGATGGATGAGTTCCCGGGCCGGCTGGCGATGATGGCCCGCGCTAGCAAGGACCTGGAGTCGGAACAGCTGGACTACGATGCGCTGCTGGAGGGTAATCCGAACCCTTCCCAGCGGGACCAGGAGTTCCTGCAGCACAGCTCGCTGTGGGGTCACCAGTACGTGTCCGGCGGTGCAGGGGAGGGTCCCCAGCGGCCAAAGCCGCAGGTCAAGACCGACGCCAGCTTGCCAGCGTACTGCAACCCGCCGAACCCGTGCCCCGTGGGATACACCGAGGACCAGGGCTGCACGATGGACTTTGAGAACACGGCGGCGTTCAGTCGGGAGTACCAGGCGGCTCAGGACTGCATGTGCGACGGCGAGCACATGTTCAACTGTCCGGCCCCGCAGCAAAGCGAGTCCGGCTCTGGGCCGATGGACTCGGATCTGGAGAACTTTATCGCGCGTCAGTTCCACACCCAGGAGCACAAGAACCTGGTCGCGAAGAAATTCCACGTGAAGAAG AGCTCCAACCCATTCTTGGAAGGTGAGAAGCTCCCGATCGCGGCCAAGAAGGGCTTCCACGTGAAGTTCTAA
- the LOC6033182 gene encoding uncharacterized protein LOC6033182 isoform X2, whose protein sequence is MYFFFVLASLMVAGAPGALAYLSAGLKDQLLSDVLLREIVDRMGKDIADAADSYIDPMDEFPGRLAMMARASKDLESEQLDYDALLEGNPNPSQRDQEFLQHSSLWGHQYVSGGAGEGPQRPKPQVKTDASLPAYCNPPNPCPVGYTEDQGCTMDFENTAAFSREYQAAQDCMCDGEHMFNCPAPQQSESGSGPMDSDLENFIARQFHTQEHKNLVAKKFHVKKSSNPFLEGEKLPIAAKKGFHVKF, encoded by the exons AtgtatttcttttttgttttggcctCGCTGATGGTTGCCGGTGCGCCAGGGGCGCTGGCATACCTATCAGCGGGCTTGAAGGATCAGCTACTGTCGGACGTGCTGTTGCGTGAGATAGTGGACCGGATGGGCAAGGACATCGCCGATGCGGCCGACTCGTACATCGACCCGATGGATGAGTTCCCGGGCCGGCTGGCGATGATGGCCCGCGCTAGCAAGGACCTGGAGTCGGAACAGCTGGACTACGATGCGCTGCTGGAGGGTAATCCGAACCCTTCCCAGCGGGACCAGGAGTTCCTGCAGCACAGCTCGCTGTGGGGTCACCAGTACGTGTCCGGCGGTGCAGGGGAGGGTCCCCAGCGGCCAAAGCCGCAGGTCAAGACCGACGCCAGCTTGCCAGCGTACTGCAACCCGCCGAACCCGTGCCCCGTGGGATACACCGAGGACCAGGGCTGCACGATGGACTTTGAGAACACGGCGGCGTTCAGTCGGGAGTACCAGGCGGCTCAGGACTGCATGTGCGACGGCGAGCACATGTTCAACTGTCCGGCCCCGCAGCAAAGCGAGTCCGGCTCTGGGCCGATGGACTCGGATCTGGAGAACTTTATCGCGCGTCAGTTCCACACCCAGGAGCACAAGAACCTGGTCGCGAAGAAATTCCACGTGAAGAAG AGCTCCAACCCATTCTTGGAAGGTGAGAAGCTCCCGATCGCGGCCAAGAAGGGCTTCCACGTGAAGTTCTAA